A single Desulfomonilaceae bacterium DNA region contains:
- a CDS encoding class I SAM-dependent methyltransferase, producing the protein MTIDNNWDRHWKDFHGALLLNPATAWRNNMIINLLAIKPSEEADSRIIDLGCGLGQLASQIIKAHPNSQILGIDGSEEGLLHARQNNIGSVKFVAADLAGDLKGLESLQGWATHAVCSEVLEHLTDPLGFLKNSRFFLRNHSKLIVTVPGGPRTNFDVHIGHIRHYRVDSLHLLLEEAGYKVHMVFSTGFPFFNLYKFVILVLGRRFTKDVSSWTEPNSLAKIISTIAAKSFEFSLPTCNWGWQVVAIASKGSSDTA; encoded by the coding sequence ATGACAATTGACAATAACTGGGATCGTCACTGGAAAGATTTTCATGGCGCACTTCTGCTGAATCCCGCAACAGCGTGGCGAAACAACATGATTATAAATTTACTTGCTATAAAACCATCAGAGGAAGCTGATTCACGAATAATAGATTTAGGGTGCGGGTTGGGGCAGTTGGCTAGTCAAATCATTAAGGCTCACCCCAATTCTCAGATTTTGGGTATAGATGGAAGTGAGGAAGGTTTGTTACACGCGAGGCAAAACAATATCGGGAGTGTCAAATTTGTCGCTGCCGACCTTGCGGGGGACCTCAAGGGGCTTGAAAGTCTTCAGGGTTGGGCAACCCATGCTGTGTGTAGTGAAGTATTAGAGCATCTAACAGATCCCCTCGGTTTTCTTAAGAATTCTCGGTTTTTCTTAAGAAATCACTCCAAACTGATTGTTACGGTGCCTGGGGGACCGCGAACCAATTTTGATGTCCATATAGGTCATATTAGACATTATCGAGTGGATTCTCTGCATCTCTTGCTTGAAGAAGCCGGATATAAGGTTCATATGGTTTTCTCTACAGGTTTCCCTTTCTTTAACTTATACAAATTCGTCATTTTAGTTCTCGGGCGTAGATTTACCAAAGATGTGTCTTCATGGACAGAACCGAATAGTTTAGCAAAAATCATTTCCACAATCGCGGCAAAATCGTTTGAATTCTCATTGCCAACTTGTAATTGGGGATGGCAGGTGGTTGCAATTGCAAGTAAAGGGTCGTCAGATACTGCCTGA
- a CDS encoding glycosyltransferase family 2 protein — MLSQESDLEFTLLIPCLNEAETIAVCVRKASSALCRLGIEGEVLVADNGSTDGSQELAISVGARVVAVHEHGYGAALIAGIKAARGCYVIMGDADDSYDWSAIDPFIETLRAGNQIVAGCRLPLGGGKVKDGAMPWLHRWVGNPLFSYLGRLFFRSQVTDIYCGMRGFSRAAVEQLQLTSHGMEFACEMIVKAALTGLSIAEVPITLHPDGRTKKPHLRTFRDGWRTLRFMLLYSPRWLFLWPGLTMLLIGAIGFILLLPGPVIVRGISFELNTMMVFSLLCLIGTQTLIFGLFARIFAARLGLLPPDFFLSRIYRRVRLEHGLFVGAIASVTGFVLLLVAVGNWAQQSFGALQSPLEPRLVITSLTLISLGIQIIFSSFFVSMLELPKGERR, encoded by the coding sequence ATGCTCTCCCAGGAAAGCGATCTCGAATTTACGTTACTGATACCATGTCTTAATGAGGCTGAGACAATTGCTGTCTGCGTCCGGAAAGCCAGCTCGGCCTTGTGTAGGCTGGGGATTGAGGGCGAAGTCCTTGTTGCAGACAACGGTAGTACGGACGGTTCCCAAGAGTTGGCAATAAGTGTTGGAGCGCGAGTTGTAGCGGTACATGAACACGGTTACGGGGCTGCTTTGATCGCGGGCATCAAAGCGGCGCGTGGGTGTTACGTCATCATGGGGGACGCGGATGACAGCTATGACTGGTCGGCGATTGATCCATTCATTGAGACGCTACGTGCCGGCAACCAGATTGTCGCGGGATGTCGTTTGCCTCTGGGTGGTGGCAAAGTCAAAGACGGAGCTATGCCTTGGCTGCATCGTTGGGTTGGTAATCCACTTTTTAGTTATTTAGGACGGTTGTTTTTTCGAAGCCAGGTTACAGATATTTACTGTGGTATGAGAGGATTTTCACGGGCTGCCGTAGAGCAACTCCAGCTTACCTCTCATGGGATGGAATTTGCTTGTGAAATGATAGTCAAAGCTGCTCTGACTGGCCTTAGCATCGCAGAGGTTCCGATAACATTGCATCCGGACGGAAGGACGAAAAAGCCGCATCTGCGCACTTTCCGCGATGGGTGGCGAACTTTGCGTTTCATGTTGTTGTACAGCCCTCGTTGGTTATTTCTTTGGCCGGGGTTAACCATGTTGTTGATAGGCGCAATTGGTTTCATCTTACTCTTACCAGGGCCGGTGATTGTCCGCGGGATAAGCTTTGAACTCAATACGATGATGGTGTTCAGCCTTTTATGCTTAATTGGCACGCAGACTCTAATTTTTGGATTGTTTGCCCGTATTTTTGCAGCCCGTTTAGGGCTATTGCCGCCGGATTTCTTTCTCAGTCGAATATACCGTCGGGTTCGATTGGAGCACGGGCTTTTTGTCGGAGCGATTGCCTCCGTTACTGGTTTCGTGTTGTTACTGGTAGCAGTCGGCAATTGGGCACAGCAATCTTTTGGGGCATTACAGTCCCCGTTAGAGCCGCGTCTGGTCATTACGTCTTTGACTTTGATATCGTTAGGGATCCAGATTATTTTTTCAAGTTTTTTTGTGAGTATGCTTGAACTGCCAAAGGGTGAACGACGATGA
- the asnB gene encoding asparagine synthase (glutamine-hydrolyzing), translated as MCGIGGVVSKTSSTADFLREVCIRMTDTLQHRGPDDSGVWIDSRNGVALGHRRLSILDLSPEGRQPMVSACRRYVITFNGEVYNYRSIRKELENQGSAPAFRGNSDTEVMLAAISAWGLVQAVKKFIGMFAFALWDQQNKTLSLVRDRIGIKPLYYGWSGKDFVFASELKALRVHPEFSGEIDHEAVELYFQNMYIPAPYAIYKGVFKLEPGHMLTVDTEKLSGIRHPELSTEPYWSAEDIYLAGARNPWPGNDDEAVVELDRLLRDSIALRMISDVPIGAFLSGGVDSSTVVALMQSHSNRPVRTFSIGFDQWGYDEAPYARRVAGHLGTDHTELYATERQAIEIIPSLPEIYDEPFADSSQIPTILVSRLARQNVTVSLSGDGGDELFLGYPRYSLIGRTWNLVRKAPLPLRGIFRSLIQSIPENIIQSLIWPLSPMFRVLGREPKDVGQWVHRLAGYVGQNSLNGLYNHTTYNIQPGYQYVKCASATKNSVRYSNIEGKLHDYHLMSLIDLTNYLPDDILVKVDRASMAVSLEARVPILDHRVVEFAARIPVNMKIRDGQTKWLLRRVLDKYVPQHLIERPKQGFAVPLQRWFAGPLRDWVEDALSEKALISNNYLDANVVKKIRQEHFSGKQNWASTIWSILMFQCWIDASTVGSGMFSPNRKKTSGPE; from the coding sequence ATGTGCGGCATAGGGGGAGTCGTCAGTAAAACATCTTCGACTGCAGATTTTCTAAGAGAAGTTTGCATTCGCATGACCGATACCTTGCAGCATCGTGGGCCGGACGATAGCGGCGTTTGGATTGATAGCCGCAACGGGGTGGCGCTTGGGCACCGCAGGCTGTCAATCCTGGATCTCTCTCCAGAAGGCAGGCAGCCTATGGTCTCTGCTTGCCGCAGGTATGTGATCACCTTTAACGGCGAGGTTTATAATTATCGCTCGATTAGAAAGGAGCTAGAGAACCAGGGCAGTGCTCCTGCCTTTCGGGGTAACTCCGACACTGAGGTGATGCTCGCCGCTATAAGCGCTTGGGGCCTTGTCCAGGCAGTGAAGAAATTCATAGGCATGTTTGCATTCGCCCTTTGGGACCAGCAGAACAAGACCCTGTCTCTAGTTAGAGACAGGATCGGTATAAAACCTCTGTATTACGGTTGGTCAGGAAAGGATTTCGTTTTTGCTTCAGAGCTAAAGGCGCTACGGGTCCACCCTGAATTCTCCGGTGAAATTGATCATGAGGCTGTCGAACTCTACTTCCAGAACATGTATATACCAGCCCCATATGCAATCTACAAAGGGGTATTCAAGCTTGAACCCGGTCACATGTTGACAGTTGATACTGAGAAGCTGTCCGGCATTCGCCATCCAGAATTGTCCACTGAGCCTTACTGGTCGGCTGAGGACATATATCTGGCTGGCGCAAGAAATCCATGGCCTGGAAATGATGACGAAGCGGTGGTTGAACTCGATAGGCTGCTCAGGGATTCTATCGCTTTGCGAATGATATCCGATGTGCCTATCGGCGCGTTTCTGTCCGGGGGTGTGGATTCTTCCACGGTAGTGGCCTTGATGCAATCCCATAGTAATCGTCCAGTCCGTACTTTTTCAATCGGTTTTGATCAGTGGGGTTACGACGAGGCTCCATACGCTCGTAGAGTCGCGGGGCACCTCGGCACAGATCACACCGAACTCTACGCCACTGAAAGGCAGGCGATAGAAATAATACCGTCTCTGCCCGAAATATATGATGAACCGTTCGCAGATTCTTCCCAGATACCCACAATCCTGGTATCACGGCTGGCGAGGCAAAACGTCACCGTGAGTTTATCCGGTGATGGGGGCGATGAGTTATTCCTGGGTTATCCCCGCTATTCCCTGATAGGACGGACATGGAATCTGGTCCGGAAAGCGCCATTACCATTGAGGGGCATCTTTCGGTCATTAATTCAGAGCATTCCTGAGAACATAATCCAATCTCTTATATGGCCTTTGTCTCCAATGTTCCGAGTTTTAGGCAGAGAGCCCAAGGATGTTGGTCAATGGGTTCACAGGCTAGCCGGTTATGTGGGTCAGAACAGCCTCAACGGCCTGTACAACCATACAACATACAACATACAGCCTGGTTACCAATACGTGAAATGCGCTTCAGCCACCAAAAACTCAGTGCGGTACTCAAACATCGAGGGAAAACTTCACGATTATCACCTTATGTCCTTGATCGATCTTACTAACTATTTGCCCGATGATATCCTGGTGAAGGTCGACCGTGCATCTATGGCCGTCAGTCTTGAGGCGCGGGTCCCCATTCTGGACCATAGGGTGGTTGAGTTTGCGGCTAGAATTCCGGTTAACATGAAGATCCGCGATGGACAAACCAAGTGGCTGCTGAGGCGTGTCCTTGATAAGTATGTCCCTCAACATCTTATAGAACGTCCGAAACAGGGCTTTGCGGTTCCGCTTCAACGATGGTTCGCCGGGCCACTTAGAGACTGGGTGGAAGACGCTCTTTCAGAAAAGGCTCTGATATCTAATAATTATTTAGACGCGAACGTGGTCAAGAAAATCCGGCAGGAGCACTTTTCGGGAAAACAGAACTGGGCCTCCACCATATGGAGCATATTGATGTTTCAATGTTGGATTGATGCCAGTACCGTGGGTTCGGGGATGTTTAGCCCTAATCGGAAAAAGACAAGCGGACCGGAGTGA
- a CDS encoding glycosyltransferase family 2 protein — protein MHASANTIYFTVFTPTFNRGYTLHRVYESLCTQTYRDFEWLIIDDGSIDSTSELVREWQAENRFPIRFYFQENQGKHIAWNRAADLARGEYFLCADSDDEFVPETLQQFMTCLESIPGNERHRSFGVAALCKNRSGQIVGEEFPRHISDSDFIELYFKYKIRGEKWYCGRTEIYRVSRFSEEFTGSYLPEGTLWFRIAKKYKVRLLNEPLRIYHSETESTCNSRTYPRNASGMRSLSLMFLCDFMDHWRTSRPVFLLHVTTYLRSCFHLGIPILEQIRDLNNLPAKILWFLMLPKGFALYLHDSLVNHRSTTVE, from the coding sequence TTGCATGCTTCGGCAAATACTATTTATTTTACAGTATTCACGCCAACTTTTAATAGGGGATATACTCTGCATAGGGTCTATGAAAGTCTTTGTACTCAGACTTACCGCGATTTCGAATGGTTGATAATAGACGACGGATCTATTGATAGTACCTCTGAATTGGTGCGAGAATGGCAGGCGGAAAATCGTTTTCCCATACGTTTTTATTTTCAAGAGAATCAAGGGAAACATATAGCCTGGAACAGGGCAGCAGATCTGGCTCGTGGCGAATATTTTCTTTGCGCCGATTCTGATGACGAATTTGTCCCCGAGACCTTGCAGCAATTCATGACTTGCCTGGAGTCCATCCCTGGCAATGAACGCCATAGATCTTTCGGAGTTGCAGCTCTCTGCAAGAACCGCTCAGGACAGATTGTTGGTGAAGAGTTCCCAAGACATATTTCTGATTCTGATTTCATAGAATTATATTTCAAGTACAAAATAAGAGGTGAGAAGTGGTACTGCGGCAGGACTGAAATCTACAGGGTTTCCAGATTTTCAGAGGAATTCACCGGATCTTATTTACCTGAAGGCACATTATGGTTCAGAATTGCCAAGAAATACAAGGTACGACTCCTCAACGAACCTCTGCGCATCTATCATTCTGAAACAGAGTCGACCTGTAATAGCCGTACCTACCCTCGCAATGCGTCTGGCATGCGGTCATTGAGCCTTATGTTTCTCTGCGATTTTATGGACCACTGGCGCACGTCGAGACCGGTATTTTTGTTACACGTCACGACCTATTTGAGAAGCTGTTTTCATCTAGGGATACCGATCCTGGAACAAATCCGAGATCTAAACAATCTCCCCGCTAAGATTCTATGGTTTCTCATGCTCCCCAAGGGTTTCGCCCTCTATTTGCACGATAGTCTTGTGAACCATAGAAGTACCACGGTGGAATAA
- a CDS encoding glycosyltransferase family 4 protein, which produces MRITLVIPSLSAGGAERVVSILANCLASKGYMITIVTYMPFDFDNFYDLHPSIKQINLNFGGPAEDVWDGIWKNVRRNSLLRKAISDSKPDCVISHLNSANVRTIIATLAQGVPLIIVEHGYPPSSHMERPWNMLRRCLYPLASMLVAPNLKAIECFPDRIRRKGVSIPNPVLLEGLDALNAPKLPGNRNIAAMGRFVPIKQFDLLLEAFAKISYEPDCFLNLVGDGPLREELISLASRLGIIQRVRFWGQIKHPWSLLKNSDMVVVSSESECLPMVVLEAMTCGLPVVSFDCPVGPREIIQDAVDGILVPPSDVDALARAMERLLNDDEERHRLGLEAAKSAEKYSVERIMKQWEDLIERVIECGRHK; this is translated from the coding sequence TTGAGAATAACTCTTGTCATTCCGAGTTTGAGCGCCGGCGGCGCAGAGAGGGTTGTTTCGATCCTTGCCAATTGCTTGGCGTCCAAAGGCTATATGATAACAATAGTGACTTATATGCCTTTCGATTTTGATAACTTTTACGACCTGCACCCTTCCATCAAACAAATTAATCTGAATTTTGGGGGGCCTGCGGAGGACGTTTGGGACGGAATTTGGAAAAACGTCAGACGCAATTCCCTGTTACGAAAGGCCATAAGTGATTCGAAGCCTGACTGTGTCATCTCTCATCTCAATAGCGCCAACGTCAGGACTATCATTGCCACACTGGCGCAAGGTGTGCCGCTAATCATTGTAGAGCATGGTTATCCACCTTCGTCCCATATGGAACGGCCCTGGAATATGCTTAGGCGCTGCTTATACCCGCTTGCTAGTATGCTGGTAGCGCCAAATTTGAAGGCAATTGAATGTTTTCCGGACAGGATTAGAAGGAAGGGAGTCAGTATCCCGAATCCCGTGCTGCTCGAAGGGCTGGATGCCCTTAACGCTCCTAAATTACCGGGGAACAGAAACATTGCTGCCATGGGTCGCTTTGTACCGATAAAGCAATTTGACCTCCTGCTTGAAGCATTCGCTAAGATTTCTTATGAACCAGATTGTTTTCTGAACCTCGTCGGCGATGGCCCGCTTCGTGAGGAGTTAATCAGCTTGGCCTCCCGACTGGGAATAATACAACGGGTTAGATTTTGGGGACAAATTAAACACCCATGGAGTTTGCTAAAAAACTCCGACATGGTAGTGGTTTCTTCAGAATCCGAATGCTTGCCCATGGTTGTTTTGGAAGCCATGACCTGTGGCCTTCCGGTTGTCAGCTTTGACTGTCCTGTTGGTCCTCGAGAGATTATTCAAGATGCCGTAGATGGTATCCTAGTTCCTCCGTCGGATGTAGATGCACTTGCAAGAGCTATGGAGAGGCTTCTAAACGACGATGAGGAGAGACACCGACTCGGCCTTGAAGCGGCCAAATCGGCAGAAAAATATTCGGTGGAGCGAATTATGAAGCAATGGGAAGATTTGATTGAGCGGGTGATCGAGTGTGGAAGGCATAAATAA
- a CDS encoding alpha-1,2-fucosyltransferase, giving the protein MVIVRLIGGLGNQMFQYATARAIAYRNRSTLKLDISFFKNDPKRFYALSHFNIIEEFASAEEIASFRGSIMKKTCGRVFRFIPSLRPTRLRSIALERRQSFDPTVLKLPGNIYLVGYWCSEKYFKDIEPVIRREFKVKTPAHHENEALAREIFFQQSVSLHIRRGDYVSDPTTYNFHGLCPISYYLEAANRIAREIDDPHFYVFSDDKEWIQQYLKLDWRCTYVTHNGPDQDYEDLRLISQCRHHIIANSTFSWWGAWLSDYPNKIVFSPKKWFRSMAIDTNSIVPPNWRQI; this is encoded by the coding sequence ATGGTGATAGTGCGATTGATTGGTGGCCTGGGTAATCAAATGTTCCAGTATGCCACAGCTAGGGCTATTGCCTATAGGAACAGATCTACACTTAAACTAGACATCTCTTTTTTCAAAAATGACCCTAAACGTTTCTATGCTCTCTCGCACTTTAACATTATTGAGGAGTTTGCCTCTGCCGAAGAAATTGCCAGTTTCAGGGGCTCAATAATGAAGAAAACCTGCGGTCGAGTTTTCAGATTTATACCCTCTCTCCGTCCGACAAGATTAAGGAGCATTGCTCTGGAACGTCGGCAATCCTTCGATCCGACAGTTCTTAAGCTTCCGGGAAATATTTATCTGGTGGGGTATTGGTGCTCTGAAAAATATTTCAAAGATATCGAACCAGTGATAAGGCGAGAATTCAAAGTTAAGACACCTGCGCACCATGAAAACGAAGCTTTGGCCCGCGAAATTTTCTTTCAACAATCGGTGAGCTTGCATATCCGTCGCGGAGACTATGTGTCCGACCCGACCACCTACAATTTCCATGGTCTTTGTCCGATTTCGTATTATTTGGAAGCCGCTAATCGAATTGCCCGAGAGATTGATGATCCCCATTTCTATGTTTTTTCAGATGATAAAGAATGGATTCAACAATACTTGAAGCTCGATTGGCGCTGCACCTACGTTACACATAATGGACCTGACCAGGATTACGAAGATTTGAGGTTGATCAGTCAATGTCGGCACCATATTATAGCAAACAGCACCTTTAGCTGGTGGGGGGCTTGGCTTAGCGATTATCCCAACAAGATTGTGTTTTCACCAAAGAAGTGGTTCAGATCAATGGCGATCGATACGAACTCAATTGTGCCGCCAAACTGGCGACAGATTTGA
- a CDS encoding glycosyltransferase family A protein: protein MPPLLTICVMTHDRPEFIEDCLRSILAQTFKDYRLVVLHDPGKKEYGAILSQFSDRRMIYLKHERNIGQIANVQAAFQNYLDSKYLMVFHDDDMMHPQLVEFEIDIMEKYGDLQFVASESIVFLDSDDLPPYSCASSEAHVFEDVSQLALELLRGARLHFGSTMYRTSALPEFNWPEFERKYSPIFDRALLLQAASPGRSALLRSRMVFYRLHENQVSANLWTKEEHFINLYGLYRGALEPNWDLKSAYVFYKHSGYWLPWTYKRLDPHHRSPFLTFVRKCRRSGILCVPFMLFFLAWNLEIEMAHALRTILPKSIYDRLRNLRLGS from the coding sequence ATGCCTCCACTATTGACAATATGTGTTATGACTCATGACCGCCCCGAATTCATTGAAGACTGTCTAAGGTCGATCCTTGCACAAACATTTAAGGATTATCGTCTCGTCGTTCTACACGACCCAGGCAAAAAAGAATACGGAGCAATTCTGAGCCAATTTTCTGATCGTAGAATGATCTATCTTAAACACGAAAGGAATATTGGTCAAATTGCGAATGTACAGGCAGCTTTCCAAAACTATCTAGATTCGAAATACCTGATGGTATTTCATGATGATGACATGATGCATCCGCAACTAGTTGAGTTTGAAATCGACATCATGGAGAAATACGGAGACCTTCAGTTCGTAGCAAGTGAATCTATCGTATTCCTTGATTCCGATGACTTACCACCTTATTCTTGTGCATCATCAGAGGCCCATGTTTTTGAAGATGTCAGTCAGCTCGCTCTAGAGTTACTTCGAGGAGCACGTCTTCACTTTGGTTCGACCATGTACCGGACTAGTGCCCTTCCCGAATTTAATTGGCCCGAGTTTGAACGAAAGTATTCTCCGATCTTTGATCGGGCGCTCCTTTTGCAAGCAGCTTCACCTGGGCGAAGCGCCTTGCTTCGATCTAGAATGGTATTTTACCGACTCCACGAAAATCAAGTCAGTGCAAATTTGTGGACCAAAGAAGAGCATTTTATTAATTTATACGGCCTTTACAGGGGGGCTCTGGAACCCAATTGGGATCTTAAATCAGCGTACGTTTTTTACAAACATTCCGGGTACTGGCTACCTTGGACCTATAAGAGACTTGATCCGCATCACAGGAGTCCCTTTCTCACTTTTGTGCGAAAATGCCGTAGATCTGGTATATTGTGCGTTCCATTCATGTTGTTTTTCCTTGCATGGAATCTGGAAATTGAGATGGCACATGCCCTGAGGACAATACTTCCAAAATCGATCTATGATCGGTTACGTAATCTAAGGCTCGGGAGTTGA
- a CDS encoding glycosyltransferase family 39 protein: MNSQAITTHKMTIWIILLVGLTMRMSIPALAVYLSPDDRSVFFNKDDTLSYIRPAMGLTSLGKFVSDGRPEFNRTPGYPLLLVPGILLGNVELVTVGIQVVLSSLTILLVYGISMVLFYDQRIAAFSAGFYALEPLSLIQTSILQTETFFAFTFTAFLFFLLRYLKKSSLNDLLAAGLIASVAAYIRPVAYFMPMVVGFLLLVRMLIKFNFRVKPLVHVILFLLVAMTPLLIWQVRNKIETGHFLFSSQTGTCIYFCAGGEILHRESGSSVADRMQKMGYNENEVYFELHPEQRQWSETERDYYRQKEGLRIVLTHPFQFLRMLVVKAVWTSLGPGLSDWFCVFNIKFQRMDKVLADKRDSLRLLKGPRFGLLATFLLAGILAGYWILAVLCLFGRKPGTHEGVLFLVILAAYYVFLPAAVGLGYSRYRHPIMPILCVFAGNGLAMVWDKCASRRQK; the protein is encoded by the coding sequence ATGAATTCACAGGCTATTACTACGCATAAAATGACTATCTGGATAATATTGCTCGTGGGTCTGACCATGAGGATGTCTATTCCTGCCTTAGCTGTGTATCTATCACCTGACGACAGGTCCGTATTTTTCAACAAAGACGACACTCTTTCTTACATAAGACCTGCAATGGGTCTCACTTCGCTTGGCAAATTTGTCTCTGACGGTAGACCCGAATTTAACAGAACTCCAGGCTACCCCTTGTTGCTCGTCCCTGGCATATTGTTAGGGAATGTCGAATTGGTGACTGTAGGAATCCAGGTTGTTTTGAGTTCACTGACGATACTATTAGTTTACGGGATCAGCATGGTCCTTTTCTATGATCAAAGGATTGCGGCTTTCTCTGCAGGGTTCTACGCGCTTGAACCATTGTCCTTGATCCAGACGAGCATACTCCAGACAGAGACTTTTTTCGCATTTACTTTCACAGCCTTTCTGTTTTTTCTGCTGCGCTATCTGAAAAAATCCTCATTGAATGATTTACTCGCTGCGGGGTTGATTGCATCAGTTGCTGCTTATATACGGCCCGTAGCGTATTTCATGCCTATGGTTGTAGGATTTTTACTGCTAGTGAGGATGTTAATCAAGTTCAACTTTAGGGTTAAACCTCTTGTTCACGTTATTTTGTTTTTGCTGGTGGCGATGACGCCGCTATTAATATGGCAAGTCAGGAACAAAATCGAGACGGGGCATTTCCTGTTCTCATCTCAGACTGGGACTTGCATTTATTTTTGTGCAGGCGGTGAAATACTGCATCGAGAATCTGGAAGTTCAGTTGCAGATCGTATGCAAAAAATGGGATACAATGAAAATGAAGTCTATTTTGAACTCCATCCTGAACAGAGACAATGGTCAGAGACTGAGAGGGACTATTATCGACAAAAAGAAGGGTTGAGGATCGTTTTGACCCACCCATTTCAGTTCTTACGAATGCTGGTAGTCAAAGCAGTGTGGACTTCGTTGGGTCCAGGGTTATCCGATTGGTTTTGCGTCTTTAACATCAAATTTCAACGCATGGACAAGGTACTCGCGGACAAAAGAGATTCACTACGTCTGCTAAAAGGTCCCCGGTTTGGGCTTTTGGCGACTTTTCTTCTGGCCGGCATATTGGCTGGCTATTGGATTCTCGCAGTTCTGTGCCTATTTGGCCGGAAACCCGGCACACATGAAGGCGTGCTGTTTTTAGTAATTTTAGCGGCCTATTATGTTTTTTTACCGGCGGCGGTGGGCTTAGGGTACAGCAGGTATCGTCATCCCATTATGCCCATCTTGTGCGTATTCGCAGGTAATGGGCTAGCAATGGTCTGGGATAAATGTGCATCTCGAAGACAAAAATGA
- a CDS encoding glycosyltransferase, which yields MKQKVVFVLPNVEGGGTHKVMLTLLNHLSRDKFKLHLIVVMNKGEFRRLIPSDIDVTFLNVDWVLKGFLPLLKTIRPIRPDIVLSATGTVNLMAIMMKSFLPKKTKIILRESTCISESLREPHYPRYPRLMRVLYKTLYPKADVVICQSGYMLKDLEENFRVDRRKLRKILNPVDIDQITANLINSQNPFSSYGEGPQIISAGRLCYAKNFEALISAFNVFQQDNKNARLWILGQGPMKQELINYCHKLRVSDVVFFPGFQANPYPWFKYADFFVSSSRFEGLPNVLLEALACGCPVLATDCPGGTREIMELTGNADRLMDPANLKILPEHFERTNRSKTLDSLGKHFGVSTIVEKYEQVLLS from the coding sequence TTGAAGCAGAAAGTAGTTTTTGTATTGCCTAATGTCGAGGGGGGTGGAACTCACAAGGTGATGCTCACCCTCCTTAACCACCTCAGCAGAGACAAATTCAAGCTCCACCTGATCGTGGTCATGAACAAGGGAGAGTTCAGGAGACTAATACCCTCCGATATCGATGTCACATTTCTTAATGTGGATTGGGTCCTCAAGGGATTTTTGCCTCTTCTAAAAACCATTCGCCCTATTAGACCTGACATAGTGCTGTCCGCCACGGGTACGGTGAATCTGATGGCAATAATGATGAAGTCGTTCCTACCCAAAAAGACAAAGATTATTTTGCGTGAAAGCACGTGTATTAGCGAGTCACTGAGGGAGCCTCACTATCCAAGATATCCCCGACTAATGAGAGTCCTATACAAGACGCTCTACCCCAAGGCCGACGTTGTAATTTGTCAGTCGGGCTACATGCTGAAGGACCTGGAGGAAAATTTTCGTGTTGATCGGCGTAAATTGAGAAAAATCCTGAATCCGGTCGATATCGATCAGATCACCGCCAACCTAATTAATTCTCAAAATCCGTTTTCTAGTTATGGCGAGGGGCCACAAATAATATCAGCAGGGCGTTTGTGTTATGCAAAGAATTTTGAAGCGTTGATTTCAGCGTTTAATGTATTTCAACAGGATAATAAAAACGCAAGGTTGTGGATACTAGGACAGGGTCCCATGAAACAGGAGTTGATCAATTATTGCCATAAACTCCGGGTTTCAGATGTGGTGTTTTTCCCGGGTTTTCAGGCTAACCCATATCCCTGGTTCAAGTATGCGGACTTTTTTGTGTCATCGAGCAGGTTCGAGGGACTACCGAACGTGCTGCTTGAGGCGTTGGCTTGCGGATGTCCCGTGCTGGCGACTGATTGTCCAGGTGGAACCAGAGAAATCATGGAATTGACAGGGAACGCTGACCGATTGATGGACCCCGCAAACCTAAAAATCCTGCCCGAACATTTTGAACGAACAAATAGGTCTAAAACTCTAGATTCATTGGGGAAGCATTTTGGGGTATCCACCATAGTGGAAAAATATGAGCAAGTGCTTTTGTCGTGA